Below is a window of Synchiropus splendidus isolate RoL2022-P1 chromosome 9, RoL_Sspl_1.0, whole genome shotgun sequence DNA.
TATTTCTTCTCCCCTGTGCTACTGTCAGGTCTGTAGACGGAATGTTCACAACAGTAGCTGAAGCTTTGATATGTGGGATTATTGATGATGATTATGAATTCAGTCTTCTTGAGAGCTTATGTTTTCTCAAACACTTTTGAAAGAAACTGTGACATATTTGACCCAGAACTGTAGGATTAAGCAGGAATACGGCTTCAATTGATTGAAGCATTCTACTGTGTCATTTATTTCAGATAATTTCCcattttcatgcttttattttaatattacaaCCATTTTATCACAGTAACAGATCCTGTTATTACCCAGAGAGTTTGAAAACCAAGAGTAAATAAACACGTTAAATGCATTTCTCAGACATTCTGATTAAATTGAAGCccatgttaaaaacaaaaatactaaaTACATATTCCCACCAAACATTCTTGTGCATATGTAATTCCAAGATACACCATTCAGCACATATTTGAAGAATTTTACGGTGTATTAACAGCATAGAAAGGAAAATTATTTCCAATAAACCTCACGGCACTAAGTCGAATGAAAGACAAGCatcatatatttaaattaaaatgtggtGCAATTTGAAACATTGCCCTTATGTGAACTGgaagtacattttaaatgtagttGGACAATTTTTAACTTGAAAATATTAAGCCTACTCAAACGCAACACACAACCCTAAACCCTGTGAatcttattttatcttattttattttatttttatactctTAACTGAGTGCTGGGAGTACTGCAATTTCATTTATACTGAATGTCTTGCATTTAgtattcatgacaataaagttgactTTGACTAATAGCTATTGAATTCCAAAGAGTGAACCTTTTTTGACagttaaatgcaaaaaaataactttttacagtaattttcatgtaaataaCAGCTGATTTAAAATGCTAATAAGCTAAACCGCTAAGCCGCTTAACGCTAACATGAACTATCtggttttgtttctctcttttcaCTGGCAGGGCTAACTTTGCTAGGTCAGCAGTTGTTCTTGCACAGCATCGGACTCACCCCAGAGTTGACTCCCAGAGGTTAAAATCACTGCCGAAGTCTAAACTGGGCAGGAGATCGTGAGGAAACTCCAGCTCCTCCCTGTCATCCTCTTTGGCGGCGCCTCCACTCTCCTCCACGCCGGTCAGCACTGGGACTTCTGGGAACACAGGCAGCGACTGCAGACTCAGCTGGCTGGAGGTGACTTCTGTCAGCAGcgttctctcctctctcctggatAAGCTCTCGGAGACAGACCCGGCCTGTGAGGGGACCAACCACAGCGCGGTGAGTCTCAGGTGTGCGGCGCGGAATATCACACGAGTGTGTGCTTCAAACATGACAGAACATGCAGGAGGACAACACAGATCCGCCAACGGATCCACAGTGACTAAGCAAATAGCTCCACCCAAATGACTGAACCATAACATGAGACCTTCCATTCATCACCCGACTTCACAGCCGCAGTTAGTCGGCTGATTCACTCCCAGCTGTCACTTCAACTTACTGATCATAGTGTTGCAGCCAACATGGCACATGTTAACTCATTGATTCTGGTCCTGAAAGCTCTTCAGCACAGCACCAACCCAAGATCAGTGGTATTTTGGCCCGTTACGCTAAAGCATTCAAGTACTTTTTGTTGATATACTTCAACCTAATTTGACTTTGTCTGGTGGAATCAAGATGTTCTTGTTTGATGTTCAACTTCAGTCAAGTTCCATGGAACATAAGGACAGCGTCAACAACTTCCAGAGATCTGAATAAATGTCACACATACAGCTAAGCTTCCTCCAGGAGTAAATACGCGCTCAGGTTTGCTGTTAATGACCATGACTCCTCATCTCTGGTGCCTAGAAACCTCCTGACCAAACCCAAACAGACCTTTTCCTTAATTTAAGACCacattcttgaaaagaaaaacgaaaaaaaaaaaaaaattaactcaTGTATTTCCTCCTTCAGTACAACATTAACAAAGTTACACATTAATTTGTACAATACAGTAGAGTCTGTTCCTTTAATGCTCAATATAAATATGATATAAAGGTACTTGCTtgtagtattttcttttttaaataactatttattttgtgggacaaaaaatgactgaatgttaAAAAGAGCATCACCCATGAAAAGAATCAGATTTAAAAAGGGAATTAAAGACCTAAAGTAACTGAGCTTCTACTAAGAAATTAAAAAGTTATGAACTATACATGCAAACATCTTCTTGTTTCTGCCGGATAAATACAGACAAAGGGCCACACTTGGTCTAACTCCGAATCCCACGAGACTAAACAACAGTTTTGCTGGTGTTTGTTCACCTAGAGTCTGCAAGGGAAAACTGCAGAGGTAACTAGGTATAATGTTCCCTTTCAAGGAAGCAGCAGTGTGTGATTGTTTCGAGGAGTGGTCCAATACCAAAGTTGTCATCAAGGACACTaactttattttggatttttggaaCTACTGGAATCTTGCTTGGAATGTTGGACTTGGAATCAGGGGCCAAAAATACGTACTGAGACTGAGGGGCCGTGAAACAACAGAAGCACTGGAGGAAATTAATAGAAACTTAAATATTGCTACTTGCACATTATAAAATGGGAAATTATGTGCTTAAAATGTTGTTTGGCTGTATACATTCTTTGATTTTATTAGAGTAGATTGTCATTACAAATCATTGATATTAGAAGATAAAGAATATCTAGGAAACTGTGGGTCAAACAATACGATATAAAGGTACTTGTTtgtagtattttctttttttaaataatttatatttattttgtgggaCAGAAAATAACTGTTAAAAAGAGCATCACCCATGAAAAGAACCAGATTTAAAAAGGGAATTAAAAACCTAAAGTAACAGAGCTTCTACTTAGAATTTGAAAAGTTTACATGCAAACATCTTCTTGTTTCTGAGAGCTGGATAAATACAGGCAAGGGGCCACACTTCGCCTAACTCCAAATCCCACGAGACTAAACAACAGTTTTGCTGGTGTTTGTTCACCTAGAGTCTGCAAGGGTAAAGCTGAGGCTCAAGGGCCACATCTGGCTCACAATGTATTGTGAAGGGCCCACAACATCATTCCAGCATGACAAGTTTCATGAATTGTTTATAAAAACAGCCCCACCACTTGTACTCAAAGGCCATAACACACTGCACCACTGAAGCTCTTAAACCACTCGATAAGACAGAAGCATGAACCAGGGCAGAACAAGGTGGCTAACAATGCAGCGCTGTTTCCACTCATGCATCAGACGTGCAAGTTAGCGTtggcttcctgtttcctgtcacaTCTGAGGGAGCACAATCACAAACATCGCAGTTGACCTCTCACCTCTGAAACCATGAGACTCTCAGGGCGGAGAGTACAACTCTTGCGTGAAAGAGTCGCACATTAAACACAGAGTAAATAACAGCGCCTGAAGGTTAACAGCCAGCAGAGCAGCACCAGCTATATAATACTTGGCACATGACTGATCCAAACAGAGTCAGAGCCGGAGTGAGAGCACACCTTCAAAATCAACTTTTTTTGAACTGAACACTCACCCCGCCAGGCTGAAGGAGAGCGCCCACTCGCTTGGTCTCCTCTGCAGAGCTCAGTGTTTTGAAGGAGACCCCAACATGCTGCAACACATGCTGCTGACACTCCTCCCCTCCACTGACTcagcttcctcctcccctcctctgctgctgcctctccccGCCTGAATTTCCACGAGGCAAAGTGTGTGGCAGTAGCAATACAAGCCTGAGCTGCCAGGACTCGTCTTTGAGATGATCACCAGGAAGAAGAGCCGCACGTCCTCTTTGAGAGTCAACTCTCCGCCTTCCCTCTCTGTCCTGTCCGCTTCCCTGTTTTCCTGCTTCAGCTCCTCCCCACagacctcctccccctcctctgttTTCAAACTGACAGTGCCTCTGCAGGTGAATGATGGGAATTAGGCCAAGGGTCGGGCCTGCACTGACCCCCTGCAAGAGGATCATGTTACACTCTGCAGAGCTTCAGTTACccttagacacacacacacacacacatgcacacgcatgCATTATCCATGACTGACAAGATTTGCCCTTGAAGTAAGACAATAGAAAACAGACTTTGAACCATTTCAAAGTCTGATCCCAGCACTCGCCGACACCAGGGTCTCTCAGGGTGCCACTTTGTCAGACCTCAAATAGTGTGTATAGTTGATACATGGTCAAACTTGAGAAACACTTCACATCAACTGCACTGTCAATTTCTTAATTTCACTACATGATTATAAGGGGCAAAAAAGATCACAATATTGTCATGATATTAAGTCAGAAAAGTAAAGAATAATGTCATGTTGGTGGTCATTAAACGCAAAATACCTATTGAAAACAGTGCAGCTGGATACAAGGGTTGAGCACATTCAGCATGAAGCCGACACGATACGCATCGCGATATGTTACCAATCCAATacattatacagtggtacctcggttctcgaccacaatccgttccagacagccgttcgagtaGTGATTTGATCGAAatgtgaattgatttttcccattacaatgaatggaaaaagaaataatgtgttccaagccttaaaatagtcttttgtaggagtgaatgtagagtgtctgctgcaggtgcgctgttcctctatgtgtgtggccgctgcatgtgggaggggttgccgagtgagtgacgtctctccagaagtgaagaggtgcctggtgagtgtccagctctgaatgtgtgcttctgtgcagtttggctgtgacaaagtcataaaccaagtaacgctctgtcccagactcgcctcatccctgtcccagctccagctgacaacaggacatcaaaccctggagtggaggtgtggagagcgagcacctcccctgtgacactctaccacggtccagtgtggagacaggaaaggttttacacctcaatatgaagaaaaaacagtcagtaaatatagctaacgggacacgtctgcatacagagactgcattatacacaacaacaaagcgcctcgtgggtcagctgatcggtccgttcacgctatgttttttccggctttttttgagGGTGTCCGAGTtatggattttcgttcgaaatcagaagccaaaaaatcttgaaattttatgttcgaactccgatttgttcaaattccgggatgttcgaaaaccgaggtaccactgtagatgCGTGGATGGAATTTTGCAATATGATGCCGTAACATAGTTTATATGGTGGGGTGTGACCCCCCTCCTAAGCCAGGAAATGGTGCCTCCTGATTGGTCCATTCACATACAATAGAAAAATGTTCAAGTCAAGGAAGTTTCACACGGATTtcagagcttcaactgttgcagtgcagtatgaGAGGCGTTGACATTATCATGTCATCTTTCATTCTCATATTACGATAAACAGGCCGATAACTCACTTTCAGGTTAAATATTTGActttaatttgtttattaacATTCCAGTGTCGCTCATATCAGTCCGGGGGTGGGTTGCCAGGTTTGAAGACAGGGTTCATCGTCACGAACAGCGGATGAAATCTTCCTCCTCAGCCAGACTTGAAGAGTAGCACAGCCACTTGGCCCAAGTAGAAGTAAATAAAATGCTTGGTCTCATGGGTGACGTAGCTGCCGAAATTCCTGCCCACGATGCAGTGCCAGGTGGGATTGTACTTCTTGTCGAACTCCCGCTTAATGTGGGCGGCCACGTCCTTCTCGATGTTGTACTTCTCGATGGCCTGGGTGGCACACTCCACCGCGTCCTGCTGCATGTCCTCCGTCATGTCGGCGTTTTTCACCACTGCTTTTCTGTCAGACATGATGAAGATGTGGCGGGTGGTCGCGGCgtctcttcagcttcagctcaGCGGCGTCTCAGCCAAGTCTTCTCCTGTCCTCTGGAGgcttcttttcctttgtttttttcgTGAGTGAGATGGCTCATCTTTATGGATATATATAAACCAGACGTTTGGAAATGGCTATGATGCACCTTAAAGATGCCTTTTTCCTTTCAGAACCATCTTTAGTGTGActctgtgtgatgtcatcatgataGCGTGGGTTTCCAGTCACGTCATGAAGGCACTTTGTTGTCGTCTATAATGCCTTATGAGAGACCAAAGGGTTTCAGTGCACTTTCTTGTCTCATCTCCTTATGTGATCTCCTGGTTTGGGAAAGGTCACTGAAAAACCCTTTTTCAAATGAGACACGTTTTTGTGCAGGAAAACCAAAGAAAAAGCAGTATAACGTTACTCTCTTTCAGAAGAGTGTTTAGCAATAAGTGTCGCTAATTCCTCGCTCAACTTTGTGACGTTTTTATTTGACCTTTGGGATCTTGTTTAAAAGAACTGATGCGGCACTTTGAAATTATTCTGTTGCATTTTTGACATCAGCTTTTAGGGCTAATAAACCATGTTTAAGAGCCAGAGATTATGTGGAAGCTGCAGGCTTGTAATAATGAAGTTTCAAAATGACAGtttcattttagattttttattttacttctgtACTTTGGCCTGTCCACCCACCAGCTGTAGAACCTCTTACGTGCTAATGACACCAAAAAGTGTACCTAGCTAAAATCAGATTTGGGTGAAACTCTCAATATTGGTGAAAATGTAGAGatgattttaattttgttttccttcGTATGTTGATATATTGGGTGAAGTAGTGGGGTGCACAATATTAAACACTGCATTATCGAGATATTTTATTGTAATTCTTTTCAAATTTGGGGCgtatttcaaattcaaaagtgATAAtagaatttattttaaatttgcaACAATACTTAAAAATTTAAGAGCATAAACTGACAATCCTCATGTGTAACCTTTCACTTTCCAAACCaacacactcgctcacacactcGGTACCTTCTGAGGTTCATCCGCAGCTTCCTGTGGGGGAAACAGAACAACGGTTTCTGTGGCGCCCTCCTCCGGCTGCAAACGGTAATGAAACGCATCAGCCAATGGTTCGCTTCGTGTAAATTGTTCATGCAGCGATCTAAGACAGTATTTGTTATGAAGCTCACTTTGCAATGAAAAGGGGCATATCATTTAGAAAATACTGACAAATTATTTTGTATTAAATACAGGTATTTAGAGCGAgaataaataatgatatataATAACATTTGAGTGTAAATCAAAAAgacaagggaaaaaaacaaaacaccaacgATAGATTCATTGAGACATTTCCAAACATTTCCAGAGTGGTCTGAACAAAAGAAGGCAAGGCTCAGCACGGTGCTGTTAGAAACTAATCCTCAAAGAAAGTTGGTTTGAACAGGCCACACAGTCGAACACTGAACACTTGAAGCAGCGACTTCACTCTTTTGATGCAAGCGTTCTGTCGCTGTAACGTCAGTCGCTAACATGCGCGCAGTTACACTCAGGTGCAGCGGCCAGAGAATCACGTGACTCTTGTGAGCTACAGAGCATGAAAGAGCTCAAGTGGAAGCAACAGACAAAGCAGCGTCCCATCCATCACCCATCCATCTCTCTTACCAAGGCCTCGGCTGTGCTGCTCTCGTTCCCCATAGCTCATGTGGCCAAGTGGGCCGACACAAACTGCGCGAGGTACTGGAGTCTCCCCTTCTGCGCCGGATTAGAGCTCTGTGGTATGAGCTTGAAGCAGAAAAGAATATAAGAGTGCATGTAGTTGGAGAGATTAAGAGAAAACCTCCCACCGAGAGCAAAGTTCTGCTCCTGCTTATGTGGGCTTAAAGACAAACAACAGGTTTAGTCTCACAGGAACCTGCATGTGACATGGGGGTCAAATAAAACTCACATAAACAGCCGCTTCTCACAGTTTGGTTCTGCAATACTTTGAAATAACTGCATTTTGACAAAGATATGGACTTCAACTGAAGTAAAAATTGTTTTGCTTGTAATGCTGCATTACACAGTGCTGGTTGAGTTAACAAAATTTCTGTCATATACAGAGAGAAATTCGGAtttagaaaagcactcagagagtgcggACCCCATCAAACATTAATATGcgctagggatgggcgataacttatcgtacacgatacaCCGCCAAACACTATGTccagctctccagctccgcagcgtttgtcagccgacaccagcgtgtgacggttgtggagagtgtggtggactttggttcacgatcgtagttttaaacttatttttaatacagggaacctttgataatgacactggtcgactctgagtctctggatccctgtttattttattagatggagtggtcctcacaggttctctgatgtggtcgtctgccttggttcacatcaacaaatGCAGGTGTCATGCTGCGCTGCTGTGTCGGCAAAACACCATGgtgaaagtagttggatattggacggagctccgctccggtattggcggtggcgtcctcttccgcgtccccattagggttcactgatcgcacacgcactctcacaggcagctctaatgctacgacccggcatcagttagggaccatcaacaaattctaaagtggtcaaagtattCCTGAAATCTTCattaaggcaatgaaaaacagccattttaTGGGGAGAGAATTGtggaaaggtttttcatcacataagacaaaggactgagagTTTGCATAATGATTTGGAGactagaatatgactaaatgatcatttattcacatgatttctgatatttcttcagtagtagtagtaatgtaTCCAGGCTGGtgcatagttcaagtcaactgttcagagacatgagatacagcagacagacacttcaatttaacccctaaataaagctggcagagcagtctgtcagacaccagtggcttctaccagagacgtgaaacgttgaatttctcatctctacacttagttaactgttatatttaaacataaacaaataatgatgtcggagacaaactccactaataggttccatcataaaacagtttcaagagagactgtagtgtccaacacatgcaatagaatgaaaatgtatcgtGGTAATTATCGCCGAAATTACATTTAtcgcaataactttttttgtccatatagTCGATCCCTGATCTGAACCCATACTGTGTTTCTCCTTTTTTAAATCCAACATTCTCGCCGACATTTACTTGTCTCTGGGATTCTGCTCTCGAAGAAGGCGGAGGCCTTTCCTTTTGCTCCCTCCTGCCCTTATCTCCCCTGCTTCTGCTCTTTGTCTGGTGCGGTCCACGTCTGAGCTGTCTCGCGGAGCCTCTCACTGCAAACCTCGCCAAATCTAAAATAATGGTTTCGATCAGCTGGTCTTTTAATGCAATTGACCACATTTTCTCGACAAAGAAAATGGGTGACAGAAAGCCCGCCTGTCCTGCCGGAACGTTTGCAGCCGGATACATGATGGACTCCTGGGAGAAGTGGAGGATCGTGTGCCTGTCGATCCTTTCTGTGGAGGACGTTGAAGACGTGTTCATAATTGGATTTATGATGGCGGGTTTCCTGCTGATCGGTCTAAGCGGCTACCTGTTATATCGCAAAGTTCGGAAGCTGTTGGCAGCATATGTGGCCATGGAGAAGCTGCCGGTCATGACCGAGGAATTGTGCAGGGCCGGCAGCGCTCAAACTCAAGCGATAGGTGAGCTCAGCCACAAGCTGGAGGCCATTTCTGAGCACCTTCGCAAAGTGGATAACAACATGGAGAAGCTGTCAGCTCGGCTTGGCTGAATCTGGCCATCGAATT
It encodes the following:
- the LOC128764566 gene encoding dynein light chain 2, cytoplasmic-like, which codes for MSDRKAVVKNADMTEDMQQDAVECATQAIEKYNIEKDVAAHIKREFDKKYNPTWHCIVGRNFGSYVTHETKHFIYFYLGQVAVLLFKSG